From a region of the Castanea sativa cultivar Marrone di Chiusa Pesio chromosome 10, ASM4071231v1 genome:
- the LOC142612669 gene encoding putative indole-3-acetic acid-amido synthetase GH3.6: MNLTDDEEILKKLEDTTKDAACGQLEALRSILEHQSKGGGVRYLRPYLQGYDAPVDANTFRQAVPLSSYEDYVDHIDQMANNGPVDHDHDQPLLSVDPLICFFFSSGASTMKPKLIPYFDSKLSRAASFIAHQGSNAIHRRLFPPRQSVNKVLWFIYADNITTTKGGFKVMAASSYPMHSSKANWSQLVSCSSPREVILGSNIEHQMYCHLLCGLRNSDSIDGIRAPYAISLINVFSLLESKWEQLCDDLEHGVPSSEISDVVMKDSVTEVLGGPQPELSRRIRLICEEKNWGGIVRKLWPNVRYIRCVTTGSMKQYYPRLKRYAGEVPLLGGDYFASECCVGINLDIMQPPETTRFVLLPTAAYFEFLPFALDEINVGEETVDISGVEVGKMYEVVVTTYRGFYRYRLGDIVRVVDFYNSAPQVEYVMRAPKTSSEIINEKHLMSAVESFQRVIRKDMAAEISEFASFLDLMLSPKHLKLYIEVREGCELLQEEKLEESVEILKRCGSSIEDSLGGIYMMQRKRGEIGPLAVSIVKPGSFDRLSLVAIENGAPASQYKPPKIIRNRQIVDFMERCIVVTVSLDG; this comes from the exons ATGAATCTGACCGACGACGAGGAGATCCTGAAGAAGCTGGAGGACACAACCAAGGATGCCGCGTGTGGACAGCTCGAGGCTCTAAGGTCCATCCTCGAACACCAAAGCAAAGGCGGCGGCGTACGTTATCTCCGGCCTTACCTCCAAGGCTACGATGCGCCGGTTGATGCAAATACGTTCCGCCAAGCTGTGCCGTTGTCTTCCTACGAGGACTACGTTGACCACATCGATCAGATGGCCAACAATGGACCCGTTGACCATGATCATGATCAGCCTCTCCTGTCCGTTGATCCTCTCATCTGTTTCTTCTTCAG CTCAGGAGCAAGTACCATGAAGCCCAAATTGATCCCTTACTTTGATTCAAAGCTCTCTAGAGCCGCCTCGTTCATAGCTCACCAGGGCAGCAATGCAATTCATCGGAG GTTATTTCCTCCTAGGCAGTCTGTGAATAAGGTCCTATGGTTTATTTATGCCGATAATATAACAACTACCAAAGGTGGTTTTAAGGTTATGGCTGCTTCTTCATATCCTATGCATAGCAGTAAGGCGAACTGGTCTCAGTTGGTCTCTTGTTCAAGCCCCCGGGAAGTCATTCTTGGGTCAAACATAGAGCACCAGATGTATTGCCACCTTCTTTGTGGCCTTAGAAACTCTGATTCTATTGATGGGATTCGTGCCCCATATGCCATAAGCTTGATCAATGTGTTTAGTCTTTTAGAGTCCAAGTGGGAGCAGCTATGTGATGATCTTGAACATGGGGTCCCAAGTTCAGAGATTTCTGATGTTGTAATGAAAGATTCTGTTACTGAAGTTCTTGGGGGCCCTCAACCAGAATTGTCAAGGAGAATTCGGTTGATTTGTGAGGAAAAGAATTGGGGTGGGATAGTGCGTAAATTGTGGCCTAATGTTCGGTACATTAGGTGTGTTACCACAGGGAGTATGAAGCAGTATTATCCAAGGCTTAAGCGCTATGCAGGAGAGGTACCTTTGTTAGGTGGAGACTACTTTGCTTCAGAATGCTGTGTGGGTATCAACTTGGATATTATGCAGCCTCCTGAGACAACCCGATTCGTGTTGCTTCCAACTGCAGCTTACTTTGAGTTTCTTCCATTTGCTTTGGATGAGATCAATGTTGGTGAAGAAACGGTGGACATTTCTGGTGTGGAGGTAGGAAAGATGTATGAAGTGGTTGTCACTACATATAGAGGATTCTACCGATATCGTTTAGGTGATATTGTGAGAGTTGTTGATTTCTATAATTCTGCTCCACAAGTGGAGTACGTGATGAGAGCTCCTAAAACTTCGTCCGAGATAATAAATGAGAAACATTTGATGTCTGCCGTGGAAAGTTTTCAAAGGGTCATCAGAAAAGATATGGCAGCAGAGATTTCAGAGTTTGCAAGTTTCTTGGACTTAATGTTGAGCCCAAAGCATTTGAAGCTTTATATAGAAGTTAGGGAGGGATGTGAGCTTTTGCAGGAAGAGAAGTTAGAGGAGTCAGTTGAAATTCTCAAGAGGTGTGGTTCCTCTATTGAGGATAGCTTGGGAGGCATTTACATGATGCAGAGGAAAAGAGGTGAAATAGGTCCTTTGGCAGTATCCATTGTAAAGCCAGGTAGCTTTGATAGATTATCATTGGTAGCCATTGAGAATGGAGCACCAGCTAGTCAATATAAACCACCCAAGATTATAAGAAATCGCCAAATTGTTGACTTCATGGAAAGATGTATTGTTGTTACTGTATCTTTGGATGGTTAA